Proteins from one Entomospira culicis genomic window:
- a CDS encoding 4Fe-4S binding protein translates to MKGSFQPITKKWHEYLWLASILYFALGLFNILFAWLGLLCILTPILSAMFKSDKSFCYSTCPRSKLLDLLGGKFKLSRNKKPPKWLSSKIFRNVFMWLYFGSAFIISCTTLIIIAGRPIRESIRELWQFYLPWTVRHIDNVPFALSTFAMASYASLLTSLILSLITMVLYRPRTWCAYCPMGTLTQNLCEDNAKEEARKLAKAIARQQNQKERDAH, encoded by the coding sequence ATGAAAGGTTCGTTTCAACCCATCACCAAGAAGTGGCACGAGTATCTTTGGCTTGCCTCGATTCTCTACTTTGCGTTGGGTTTATTTAATATCTTATTTGCTTGGCTGGGGTTGCTCTGTATACTCACCCCTATCTTATCGGCAATGTTTAAGAGTGATAAGTCGTTCTGTTACAGCACCTGTCCACGTAGTAAATTACTTGATTTACTGGGAGGTAAATTCAAGCTATCACGTAACAAAAAGCCACCAAAGTGGTTAAGCTCTAAGATCTTTCGCAATGTCTTTATGTGGCTCTACTTTGGCTCGGCGTTTATTATCTCGTGTACTACGCTCATTATTATCGCTGGGCGACCCATCCGTGAGAGCATTCGCGAACTCTGGCAATTCTATCTACCGTGGACAGTGCGCCATATCGACAACGTACCCTTTGCACTTTCCACCTTTGCCATGGCAAGCTATGCGTCGTTGCTCACCTCCCTAATCTTGAGCCTCATTACGATGGTGCTCTACCGTCCGCGCACGTGGTGCGCCTACTGCCCAATGGGGACGCTCACCCAAAATCTCTGTGAGGATAACGCCAAAGAAGAGGCGCGTAAATTAGCCAAGGCGATTGCTCGTCAACAGAATCAAAAAGAGAGAGATGCCCATTAG
- the pnp gene encoding polyribonucleotide nucleotidyltransferase, with translation MERAVFKIGQHDLILETGKMGRQANGAVFAKYAGVAVFATICCSSEAGEPLDYVPVSVEYNEKYYAAGKIPGGFLKREARPKDKEILVSRLIDRPMRPLFYKEFGRDIQVIPTVVSADQIHTPDVIGMIAAFAAVQISDIPFNGPVAAIRVASLDGNFIINPTFEEIEKADLDIVVASNPEGICMVEGGAKEVGEEIMLAAIAHAEEFLAKLLQFLREFGERAGKAKLPLPTAKSALPEEADIIAFAKPQLAHAVFVKGKQARHEAIDAAKAAAKEKFASEYDEESLGKLSSLLENIERDVVRESILEKGMRTDGRSTTDIRDIYCDIGLLQRAHGSALFTRGETQSLGVATLGSTFDEQIMDNIDGDTRSRFMLHYNFPPFSVGETGRLSTGRREIGHGHLAQRALEPIIPSKEAFPYTIRVVSEILESNGSSSQATICSGSMALLHAGVPIKSSVAGIAMGLIKEGDRFAILSDILGEEDHLGDMDFKVAGSDKGITAFQMDIKCPGITIEIMRQSLAQAHAGRKHILKIMNESISEPGTPSEFAPSIESFKVEIDKIGAIIGPGGKNIKAIADSSQSKINIEDDGTVTIAAKTKEQGQQARSYIMGLVSDPEVGVVYQGTVKRLMEFGAFIEILPGKEGLCHISKLSKKRVEKVSDVVKEGDVVKVKLVEIDKMGRLNLSMSDV, from the coding sequence ATGGAAAGAGCTGTTTTCAAAATTGGTCAGCATGACCTCATCTTAGAGACGGGAAAAATGGGTAGACAAGCCAACGGAGCGGTCTTTGCTAAGTATGCCGGCGTTGCCGTTTTTGCCACCATCTGTTGCTCCAGCGAGGCAGGCGAACCCCTCGACTATGTGCCCGTAAGTGTAGAGTATAACGAAAAATATTACGCCGCTGGTAAGATTCCCGGTGGGTTTCTCAAGCGCGAGGCTAGACCCAAAGATAAGGAGATTCTCGTCTCCCGCCTGATTGACCGTCCGATGCGTCCGCTATTCTACAAGGAATTTGGACGCGATATTCAAGTGATTCCTACCGTCGTCTCTGCCGACCAAATCCACACCCCCGACGTCATCGGTATGATTGCCGCCTTCGCCGCCGTACAAATTTCCGACATTCCTTTTAATGGACCGGTCGCTGCCATCCGCGTCGCCTCCCTTGATGGCAACTTCATTATCAATCCTACCTTCGAAGAGATTGAAAAGGCTGACCTTGATATCGTGGTTGCATCCAATCCAGAAGGCATCTGTATGGTAGAGGGCGGTGCCAAAGAGGTCGGTGAGGAGATTATGCTCGCTGCCATCGCACATGCCGAGGAGTTTCTTGCCAAGTTGCTCCAGTTCTTACGCGAATTTGGCGAGCGTGCAGGCAAAGCGAAACTTCCTCTCCCTACAGCAAAATCGGCGCTACCAGAAGAGGCTGATATCATTGCGTTTGCCAAGCCTCAATTGGCGCATGCTGTCTTTGTGAAAGGTAAGCAAGCAAGACACGAAGCCATCGATGCCGCCAAAGCTGCCGCCAAGGAGAAATTTGCGAGCGAATACGACGAAGAATCGCTAGGCAAGCTTAGCTCTTTACTCGAGAATATCGAGCGTGATGTGGTGCGTGAGAGCATCTTAGAGAAAGGCATGCGCACCGACGGACGTAGCACCACCGATATCCGTGATATTTACTGTGATATTGGTCTGCTTCAGCGCGCGCACGGTTCGGCACTCTTTACGCGTGGCGAGACGCAAAGCTTGGGCGTTGCTACCTTGGGAAGCACCTTTGATGAGCAGATTATGGATAATATTGATGGCGATACGCGCTCACGTTTTATGCTTCATTACAACTTTCCCCCCTTTAGCGTGGGAGAGACCGGTCGTCTGAGTACGGGTCGACGCGAGATTGGTCATGGACACCTTGCCCAGCGCGCACTAGAGCCGATCATCCCATCTAAGGAAGCCTTCCCCTACACGATTCGCGTGGTATCGGAAATTTTGGAGTCGAATGGATCCTCAAGCCAAGCCACCATCTGTTCAGGAAGCATGGCGCTATTGCATGCGGGCGTACCGATTAAATCATCGGTTGCTGGTATTGCGATGGGGTTGATCAAAGAGGGTGATCGTTTTGCCATTCTAAGTGATATTCTTGGCGAAGAAGATCACCTTGGCGACATGGACTTCAAAGTTGCCGGTAGCGATAAAGGCATCACCGCGTTTCAGATGGACATCAAATGCCCCGGTATCACCATCGAGATCATGCGTCAATCGCTAGCGCAAGCGCATGCGGGACGCAAACATATCCTCAAAATTATGAACGAGTCGATTAGCGAACCTGGTACGCCGAGCGAATTTGCCCCGAGCATCGAGAGCTTTAAGGTAGAGATCGACAAAATTGGCGCAATCATTGGGCCTGGTGGTAAAAACATTAAAGCCATTGCCGATAGCAGTCAATCCAAAATCAATATCGAAGATGACGGCACGGTTACCATCGCCGCCAAGACCAAAGAACAGGGACAGCAGGCGCGCTCGTACATTATGGGGTTGGTTAGCGATCCGGAAGTTGGCGTAGTCTACCAAGGCACCGTCAAACGGCTTATGGAATTTGGGGCATTTATCGAAATTTTGCCCGGTAAAGAGGGGCTATGCCATATTTCCAAGCTATCTAAAAAGCGTGTAGAAAAAGTAAGCGATGTTGTGAAAGAGGGGGATGTTGTAAAAGTGAAACTGGTTGAGATTGACAAAATGGGTCGCCTTAACCTAAGCATGAGTGATGTTTAA
- a CDS encoding PTS sugar transporter subunit IIB, with protein sequence MLRILLTCAGGMSSSMVVNALIKEGKNRGMEIESKAVGTAEVAGELESSKWDGILVAPQVRHMLDPLKVTAEAKGVPIVAIKPQAYSPLGAKFLMEHLKEMNLID encoded by the coding sequence ATGTTACGTATTTTATTAACCTGTGCTGGCGGAATGTCTAGCTCTATGGTCGTCAACGCGCTCATTAAAGAGGGTAAGAATCGTGGAATGGAGATCGAATCCAAAGCCGTGGGCACCGCCGAGGTTGCCGGTGAGCTTGAATCTAGTAAGTGGGATGGTATTCTTGTTGCACCACAAGTGCGTCATATGCTCGATCCCCTCAAGGTTACCGCCGAGGCCAAGGGCGTGCCTATTGTCGCCATTAAGCCACAAGCCTACAGCCCACTAGGTGCAAAATTTCTCATGGAGCACCTCAAAGAGATGAATCTTATTGACTAA
- the truB gene encoding tRNA pseudouridine(55) synthase TruB — MSAPHGLLLWHKHPNVTSFQALHPIKKALGKGVKVGHAGTLDKAAEGLQLVLVGAFTRLNPLFSHLDKEYIATISFGSETDTLDREGSVIKTGELPSYQRVQRALKELRFGTIMQAPPLYSAIHVDGKRAYQYARSDQAIEMKMRPVSLYNVEVIAIHTDDDQRVQSIVLDITCGSGFYVRSFARDFAYSCHSLATLTALERVGIGHRDRPWAFALDKAIADPSAIQHQLLSAREALGLLLPHQLAYVKPEYLSSVSQGKPFREEFLLDMGQSDRDKPLFLLNDTGALLAEVHHRDGRWSYQFVVHAP, encoded by the coding sequence ATGAGCGCCCCGCATGGATTGTTGCTATGGCATAAACATCCTAACGTAACGAGCTTTCAAGCCCTGCACCCTATCAAAAAGGCGCTGGGTAAAGGCGTAAAAGTGGGACATGCCGGCACGCTAGACAAAGCCGCCGAAGGTCTTCAGTTAGTGCTGGTGGGGGCGTTTACGCGCCTCAACCCGCTCTTTAGCCATCTGGACAAAGAGTATATCGCCACCATCAGCTTTGGATCAGAGACCGACACCCTCGATCGCGAAGGCAGTGTGATCAAAACAGGGGAACTGCCCAGCTATCAACGGGTGCAACGGGCGCTAAAAGAGTTGCGCTTTGGCACGATCATGCAAGCACCGCCTCTCTATAGTGCCATCCATGTGGATGGCAAGCGCGCCTATCAGTATGCGCGATCCGACCAAGCCATCGAGATGAAGATGCGCCCCGTATCGCTTTATAATGTCGAAGTGATTGCCATTCACACCGACGACGACCAACGCGTGCAGAGCATTGTGCTAGATATTACCTGTGGCAGTGGCTTTTATGTGCGATCGTTTGCACGCGACTTTGCCTATAGTTGCCATAGTCTCGCCACGCTCACCGCGCTTGAGCGCGTGGGCATTGGGCATCGTGATAGACCTTGGGCCTTCGCACTGGATAAAGCCATCGCTGATCCTAGTGCAATCCAGCATCAGCTACTATCGGCACGAGAGGCATTAGGTCTATTATTGCCCCATCAGCTAGCGTATGTAAAGCCCGAATATCTCTCATCCGTCAGTCAAGGCAAGCCATTTCGCGAGGAATTTCTGCTAGATATGGGACAGTCTGATCGAGATAAACCGCTCTTTCTCCTCAATGATACAGGCGCGCTTCTTGCCGAAGTGCATCACCGCGATGGGCGCTGGAGCTATCAATTTGTGGTACACGCCCCATGA
- a CDS encoding ATP-binding protein has protein sequence MKSKRVAHVGANCVSCGACSLVCPVKAITMESGMYALVNPDICIGCTKCERTCPAAVINMQARENVSK, from the coding sequence ATGAAAAGTAAACGTGTTGCCCATGTGGGCGCAAATTGTGTTTCGTGTGGGGCGTGTAGCCTCGTCTGTCCAGTTAAGGCGATTACCATGGAGAGTGGTATGTATGCGCTAGTCAACCCCGATATTTGCATTGGCTGTACCAAGTGTGAGCGCACTTGCCCGGCGGCGGTCATCAACATGCAAGCACGAGAAAATGTTTCAAAATAA
- the rbfA gene encoding 30S ribosome-binding factor RbfA codes for MNTRRQQRLASTIEQTIMLAISQGEIKDPRVKSEIVITEIDLARDMSQVKVYVGSYLSKDELERAVEGLNSASGLMRSILGRVLQTKQTPRPIFIMDERLKEGFYLGKKIVQANRAAGITEEDVKKAQAEGFGQE; via the coding sequence ATGAATACAAGACGACAACAACGTTTAGCCAGTACCATTGAGCAGACAATTATGTTAGCCATTAGCCAAGGCGAGATTAAAGATCCGCGCGTGAAGAGCGAGATCGTTATTACAGAGATCGATTTAGCACGCGATATGAGTCAGGTGAAGGTGTATGTGGGTAGCTATCTTAGCAAAGACGAACTCGAGAGAGCCGTAGAGGGTCTCAACTCAGCATCGGGATTAATGCGTAGCATCTTAGGGCGCGTCTTGCAGACCAAGCAAACGCCTAGACCTATCTTTATTATGGACGAGCGTCTTAAAGAGGGCTTTTATCTAGGCAAGAAGATCGTGCAGGCCAATCGCGCAGCTGGCATCACCGAAGAGGATGTCAAAAAGGCACAGGCGGAGGGCTTTGGTCAAGAATGA
- a CDS encoding SPFH domain-containing protein, producing MRISRTITVITLSLFALSCYRVPPGNVGLKVNTLGSKQGEIELYDVGRYWRGINTDWYQFPTFLQNHNYNEPFKFPINGGLVITLQLGIEFSLERDQIIEIFQRYRYGVTEIRDVVIRKEILNSLQKNSSKYDIDSFLEEGTMQLIAQVNDEVRARFIPYGINVIQISVVGEPIYPEEIRKAIIAKIQATQNALTRENELRETKAEAEKKIAQAEGEAESMLIKARAEAEANKIRQATLTDNLLRQLWIEKWNGKLPDVISDEAMIYGLKK from the coding sequence ATGCGGATTTCACGAACCATCACGGTGATCACTTTGTCGCTTTTTGCCCTCTCTTGCTATCGGGTTCCCCCTGGAAATGTCGGCTTGAAGGTTAATACCCTAGGCTCCAAGCAGGGCGAAATTGAGCTTTATGATGTAGGGCGCTACTGGCGAGGCATTAACACCGACTGGTATCAGTTTCCCACCTTTTTGCAAAATCACAATTACAATGAACCTTTTAAGTTTCCGATTAACGGTGGCTTGGTGATTACCCTACAATTGGGTATCGAATTTAGCTTGGAGCGCGATCAAATTATCGAGATTTTTCAGCGTTACCGCTACGGCGTAACCGAGATCCGCGATGTGGTGATCCGTAAAGAGATCCTCAACTCGTTGCAGAAAAATTCCTCCAAGTACGATATCGACTCCTTTTTGGAGGAGGGCACGATGCAGTTAATCGCGCAGGTCAATGACGAGGTGCGCGCACGTTTTATTCCTTATGGTATCAATGTGATCCAAATTTCGGTGGTGGGTGAACCTATCTATCCAGAGGAGATCCGTAAAGCCATTATTGCTAAGATTCAGGCCACACAAAATGCACTTACTCGTGAAAATGAGTTGCGCGAGACCAAGGCTGAAGCTGAAAAGAAGATTGCTCAAGCCGAAGGCGAAGCCGAATCGATGTTGATTAAGGCTCGTGCAGAAGCCGAAGCAAATAAAATTCGTCAAGCTACTCTCACGGATAATCTGTTGCGTCAATTGTGGATAGAGAAGTGGAACGGTAAACTCCCCGATGTTATCTCCGACGAAGCAATGATTTATGGCTTAAAGAAATAA
- the rpsO gene encoding 30S ribosomal protein S15 gives MSLSKEKKAEIIAKYGKSGADTGNTHVQVALLTTRINELTEHFKIHKKDHTGRRGLLKLVGQRRSLLNYLKSRDLNAYRQLIAELGLRK, from the coding sequence ATGTCTTTATCGAAAGAGAAGAAAGCAGAAATCATTGCTAAGTACGGCAAGAGTGGGGCAGACACAGGAAACACCCACGTGCAAGTTGCCCTGCTTACCACCCGCATCAACGAGCTTACCGAGCACTTTAAGATCCACAAGAAGGATCACACTGGCCGCCGTGGTCTACTTAAATTGGTAGGTCAACGCCGTTCGTTGCTCAATTATTTAAAATCTCGCGACCTAAACGCCTACCGCCAGCTCATCGCCGAGCTTGGTCTACGTAAGTAA
- a CDS encoding adenylate/guanylate cyclase domain-containing response regulator: MHGIILIIDQYDYSKHIRDLLSLGKHEGFDEFIVAYAKSIDEAYNIFFEHLPVLIIANAHLEGGPENLQMLKEEEMYRHIPVILVTKEYNRHYFKRLYEAGADAVLTYQEVDLGHLQVRARPLISQSALFQLKILHSSELQEKALLDFILLDIIKQYVPRTIWEIANKCAEEQTMQINEQSLELTCAFGDVKGFTTISQTMTPSEVISFLNVAYEIVTRNVYAHNGDIDKFIGDAFFAVFTNSKDAIKAIRNMQLELVEASRQREANNEVPVMFRISVHTGSVIRGNVGGNKRYDNTLIGDTVNTASRLEHEAPVGGIMVSQSAAAQANLNVPIEEMTAFNLRGRDSVTYAFSYFDMVEKGFINEEEFLRE, from the coding sequence ATGCATGGAATTATTTTAATCATCGATCAATATGACTACTCTAAGCACATTAGAGACCTCTTAAGCTTGGGCAAACACGAAGGATTTGACGAATTCATCGTCGCCTATGCCAAGAGTATAGATGAGGCCTATAATATCTTCTTTGAACATCTTCCCGTCCTCATTATCGCCAATGCTCACCTAGAAGGCGGACCTGAAAATCTCCAAATGCTCAAAGAAGAGGAAATGTATCGCCATATTCCCGTCATCCTCGTAACCAAAGAGTACAATCGCCACTACTTTAAGCGCCTCTACGAAGCGGGTGCCGACGCCGTTCTCACCTATCAAGAGGTAGATCTTGGACACTTGCAAGTACGCGCGCGTCCGCTTATCTCGCAATCGGCGTTGTTTCAACTCAAAATCCTCCACTCCAGCGAGCTTCAAGAGAAAGCCCTCCTCGATTTTATCCTCCTAGATATTATTAAGCAATACGTACCCCGCACCATCTGGGAGATTGCCAACAAGTGTGCCGAAGAGCAAACGATGCAAATCAACGAGCAGAGTCTTGAACTCACCTGTGCCTTTGGCGACGTAAAAGGATTCACTACCATCTCGCAAACCATGACTCCTAGCGAAGTGATCTCCTTCCTCAATGTGGCCTACGAAATCGTTACCCGTAATGTCTACGCCCACAATGGCGATATCGATAAATTTATTGGTGATGCCTTCTTTGCTGTCTTCACGAACTCAAAGGATGCCATCAAAGCTATCCGTAATATGCAGTTAGAACTCGTCGAAGCCTCGCGTCAGCGCGAAGCAAATAACGAAGTTCCTGTCATGTTCCGCATCTCGGTACACACCGGTTCGGTTATTCGTGGAAATGTCGGAGGCAACAAGCGTTATGACAACACCTTGATTGGCGATACTGTCAACACCGCCAGTCGACTCGAACATGAAGCGCCCGTTGGTGGCATTATGGTGAGCCAAAGTGCCGCTGCCCAAGCCAATCTTAACGTACCCATTGAGGAGATGACCGCCTTCAATTTACGTGGTCGCGACAGTGTAACCTACGCCTTTTCCTACTTTGACATGGTAGAAAAAGGATTTATCAATGAGGAGGAATTTTTACGTGAGTGA
- a CDS encoding ATP-dependent helicase, whose protein sequence is MSLASLNPQQFQAATTIEGPLLIIAGAGSGKTGVITHRIAYMLEQGIAQSHILALTFTNKAADEMAHRIKKMTGRKLSNLTIATFHAFGVKVLREQARAIGYRDGFTIYDSSDRRDVIKESARELGMILEHEDLLDLEHLFGQIKSGMVDLATQSKGIIQLFQEYQEFLQLKNAFDFDDLVARPLELFRTHPEILQSYQQRYQYIMVDEFQDTSLQQYQLIQLLASAHANLCVVGDDDQSIYSWRGANYTNIQAFETDFPQRMEIKLERNYRSTGVILEAANALIANNTNRKEKELWTESTTAEASLQVRYLENDQAESEFICDTVRTLRVSEHRGYDHFGVLSRNNSLMDAIEEAFIRHDIPYRRSGGRSFFERKEIKDTIAYMRLADNPDDDIAFVRIINTPRRGVGKQSLATLREHSDDRKEALYYTAKRLLGWSDPPFPKPTIAGLTYFIDTMEQFRQRFTTNKEMARTAGDMMVALDYWGYLVREYPDNEKAAKWKYDNIFTFLGWFERWEKNPDNLEPKLSTYLTRIALAGRERSGDDEERAVSLMTIHAAKGLEFDVTFIAGVEDGILPSLRSLQEDEANMEEERRLFYVALTRAREKLFMTVCAQRKIQRELQICTPSPFLSELPSALIETEEQAPTPEDVERVAMSVFTMFKDNS, encoded by the coding sequence ATGAGTTTAGCATCATTAAATCCCCAGCAGTTTCAGGCGGCCACCACGATTGAAGGCCCGCTCTTGATTATTGCCGGTGCGGGTTCGGGCAAGACGGGCGTGATTACCCATCGTATTGCCTACATGTTAGAGCAAGGCATTGCGCAGAGCCATATTTTGGCGCTCACTTTTACCAACAAGGCCGCCGATGAGATGGCGCATCGCATTAAAAAGATGACGGGGCGCAAGCTCTCGAATTTAACGATTGCCACCTTTCATGCTTTTGGGGTAAAGGTCTTGCGCGAGCAGGCCAGGGCTATTGGCTATCGCGATGGCTTTACCATTTATGACAGTTCGGATCGTCGGGATGTGATTAAAGAGAGTGCGCGCGAGTTGGGTATGATTCTTGAGCATGAGGATCTGCTCGATCTGGAGCATCTCTTTGGGCAAATCAAGTCGGGCATGGTCGATTTAGCAACGCAGAGCAAGGGGATTATCCAGCTCTTTCAGGAGTATCAAGAGTTTTTGCAACTCAAAAATGCCTTCGACTTCGATGATCTTGTCGCCCGTCCTCTCGAGCTCTTCCGCACCCATCCTGAGATCCTCCAGTCGTATCAACAGCGCTATCAATATATTATGGTTGATGAGTTTCAGGATACCAGTTTGCAACAGTATCAGTTGATTCAATTATTGGCAAGCGCACACGCCAATTTGTGTGTGGTCGGCGATGATGATCAGTCGATTTACAGTTGGCGTGGGGCAAACTACACCAACATTCAGGCCTTTGAGACGGATTTCCCTCAGCGCATGGAGATTAAGCTAGAGCGAAATTATCGTAGTACGGGAGTTATCCTCGAGGCGGCCAATGCGTTGATTGCCAATAATACCAATCGTAAGGAGAAGGAGCTCTGGACAGAGTCGACCACGGCCGAGGCCTCGTTACAGGTGCGCTATTTAGAGAACGATCAGGCAGAGAGTGAGTTCATTTGCGACACGGTGCGTACCTTACGGGTGAGTGAGCATCGTGGGTATGATCACTTTGGTGTGCTCTCACGCAATAATTCGCTGATGGATGCGATCGAGGAGGCGTTTATCCGCCACGATATTCCTTATCGCCGTTCGGGTGGGCGTAGCTTCTTTGAGCGTAAAGAGATCAAGGATACCATTGCCTATATGCGTCTTGCCGATAATCCCGATGATGATATTGCGTTTGTCCGGATTATCAACACGCCCAGACGCGGTGTGGGCAAGCAGTCGCTGGCGACATTAAGAGAGCACTCCGACGATCGTAAAGAGGCGCTCTACTACACCGCAAAACGTCTTTTAGGGTGGTCAGATCCGCCCTTTCCTAAGCCAACGATTGCCGGTTTAACCTATTTTATCGACACGATGGAGCAATTTCGTCAGCGATTTACCACCAATAAAGAGATGGCACGCACCGCCGGCGATATGATGGTCGCGCTCGATTACTGGGGCTATTTGGTGCGCGAGTATCCCGATAACGAGAAGGCAGCAAAGTGGAAGTACGACAATATCTTTACATTTTTGGGCTGGTTTGAGCGTTGGGAGAAGAATCCTGATAACTTGGAACCCAAACTCTCTACCTACTTAACGCGTATTGCCTTGGCAGGGCGCGAGCGTAGTGGCGATGATGAGGAGCGCGCGGTCAGTTTGATGACGATTCATGCGGCCAAGGGACTTGAGTTCGATGTTACCTTTATTGCGGGCGTGGAGGATGGTATCTTGCCTTCACTGCGCAGTTTACAAGAAGACGAAGCCAACATGGAGGAAGAGCGTCGGTTATTTTATGTCGCACTCACTCGCGCGCGGGAGAAGCTCTTTATGACGGTATGCGCCCAGCGCAAAATTCAGCGCGAGTTGCAAATTTGCACGCCAAGCCCGTTTCTTAGCGAGCTTCCTTCCGCCCTTATCGAGACCGAGGAGCAAGCGCCCACCCCAGAAGATGTCGAGCGCGTGGCGATGAGCGTCTTTACCATGTTTAAGGATAACTCTTAA
- a CDS encoding LysM peptidoglycan-binding domain-containing protein yields MPKKISKFLLPLLLIPTLLFAQSTIEDNPYFKRSMELRKQSEEALTKGDYDAAYRYAEEGLKELEKFESVNSYLLAEQRMNTARQRGLNNQDPELFAQIVEEVDAARANLQAEKFAEGKEHSDSALLLLDQLMSKTTNLVETYTVVKGDSLWKIAGRPSIYGDPFAWPRIYMANKHKLRYPENPDLIYPGQIFDIPR; encoded by the coding sequence ATGCCTAAGAAAATCTCCAAATTTTTATTACCTCTTTTGCTGATTCCCACACTACTCTTTGCCCAATCTACCATTGAAGACAACCCTTATTTTAAGCGTAGCATGGAGTTACGCAAACAATCCGAAGAAGCACTCACCAAAGGAGACTATGACGCTGCCTATCGTTATGCCGAAGAAGGCTTGAAAGAACTCGAAAAATTTGAGAGCGTCAACTCCTATCTTCTTGCCGAGCAACGTATGAACACGGCTCGTCAGCGAGGACTTAACAACCAAGATCCCGAACTCTTTGCACAAATTGTTGAAGAAGTTGATGCGGCCAGAGCTAACTTACAGGCAGAAAAATTCGCCGAGGGTAAAGAACACAGCGACAGTGCCCTTCTCCTTCTCGATCAACTCATGAGTAAAACTACAAATCTTGTGGAGACCTACACGGTCGTTAAGGGCGACTCCTTATGGAAAATTGCAGGACGCCCCAGCATTTACGGCGATCCCTTCGCTTGGCCACGCATCTACATGGCTAACAAACACAAATTGCGCTACCCAGAAAACCCCGACCTCATCTATCCCGGTCAAATCTTCGATATTCCGCGTTAA